In the genome of Paenarthrobacter ilicis, the window TCGCCATGGACCGCCTGGACAGGGAGGTGGTCCTTCAATGGCTGCAACCGGGAAGTCAAACGGGACAAAGCCTGGCTCAGGAGGTCACGCTTCCGGGCGTCCTTCACGAAGTCCAGCAATTCGGCCACCACTGCTTCCCCGGCTCTGAGGTCCCATTGCAGGTTCCGCTCCAAGCCAGGATGCCGGAACGTGGCAAGAGCCGCGCTGGCACCGGCAATGGTGCGTCCCATGTCCCGCAGGACAGTTGGGGATAGGTGTCGCCGATCGATGAGGGGGGTTCCATCAACGAAAGTGAGGAGCCGGACGCAATGATCTTTGCCTTGGATTGATGTTGTGTTGATAGCCAGGCCGGCCGGGGACGTCACCGGCACAGGGCCATTGAGGCCGGCAGCTGCCAGTGTCTCCATGGCGGCGTTCTGGGCGGCCACTTCGTCGTGGGTGAAAGTTGGATTGCTGACCTTGAAAAGCCGTCGCTGTGTGCCATCGGACAGCAGGAAATTCCTGTCCTGCTGGCTGCCCAGTTCGCGGACGGACACCACGTCGATCCCGTACAGGGACTGCGCCAGGAGTGCCGCCTCATCAGGAGAAACGTCAGGGCGAGGAAGACCCCCTTGATCTATGACAGAAGTAGGCAAGGACATCTGATTCCTAAGTTTGATGATGATTTGTCACTAAAATGAGGTATTTAGTAATGAATCGTCATCGTATAAGATGATTCCATGAATTATCAAGAGACCAGCGGTCAGCCAGCCGACGCTGCCAAAGCGGCGGGCACGGATCACGATATGGACCATGTGGATGCCGTTGACCAGGTGCTGATCACGCACCTGCAGAAGGATGGGCGCATGCCCTACTCGGATCTGGCTGCCGCGGCAGGGCTATCTCCCGGCGGTGCCCGCCTGCGGGTGAAACGCCTCAAGGAACGGGGAATCCTGGACGTCGTAGGGGTTACCGACCCCCTGAAGCTCGGCTATCGCAGCATGGCGATGCTGGGTATACGGGTCCACGGGGACGTGGCGCGGGTCGCCGAAGAGTTGGGGGGCTTGAGCGAGGTCATCTATTTGGTGCTGACCGCAGGCTCGGTGGACATCATGGTTGAGGTCATCGCCCCTGACAATGACGGGCTCTTTGACGTCATCAACAGAAAGATCCGCCCTGTCGCCGGAATCTCTTCAGTGGAGACCTTCACCTACTACAAGATCCACACCCACCGGTTCAATTGGGGCGTCCACTAACGGCAGTTGCGCCTGGTCAGCACTTGATGCCGTCTTGCGGCAGCTTGCCGTCAACAAAGTAGTCGTCGACGGCGTTGCTGACGCACGTATTGCTGCGACCGTACGCTGTGTGCCCCTCGCCTTCCCACGTGACCAGTGAGGCGTTGCCCAGCTGCTTGCGCAGCGACTGGGACCATTCCAGTGGTGTGGCGGGATCCCCGGTGGTGCCAACCACCACAATGGGGGCCGTGCCCTTGTATTCCACCGGCGCGGGAGTGCGGGTGTTTTTGTACGGCCAGTCCCTGCAGTTGACGCCTCCATAGGCAAAGAAAGAGCCGAACGTGGGGGAGTCCTGCATGAGCTGCTGTTCCTCGGCGCGCATGCCGGCGGCGTCCCACACCATGGGGTAGTCCAGGCAGTTGATTGCCTGGAACGCCAGTGCGGAGTTGGAGCTGTACTTGCCGTTTGCTTCGCGGTCGGCACCCAGGTCGGCAAGCCGCATCATGGGTGACGCGTCGCCGGAGAATGCGGCTTCCAAGGCTTGGGTGAGGGCGGGCCAGCTTTGGTCGTTGTAAAGGGGCAGGATGAGGCCGTTCACAAAGTCGTTGCTGGTCACCGTCCGGCCGTCCTTGGCAGTCTGCGGATTCTGGTCCACGGCGTTGATGAGGTCCCGGATTTCCTGCACGCCGTTGTCCACGGAACCGCTCAGTGGGCACGAGTTTTGCTGTTGGCAGTTGGCCACGTAGGTGCGGATGGCCCGTTCGAAGGCCTTGGCCTGCCCTGCGGTGAGTTCCTCATTGCTGATGGAAGGGTCAACCGCGCCATCAAGGACCAGGCGGCCCACGTTGTCCGGGAACAGCGATGCGTAGGTGGAGCCCAGGAAAGTGCCGTAGGAAAAGCCCAGGTAGTTGAGCTTGGCATCGTTCATGACGGCCCTCAGCACGTCGAGGTCCTTGGCCGCACTGACGGTGTCGATGTGGCCCAGGACCGGGCCGGTCTGCTGGGCGCATTGATCGGCCAGGGTTTTGTTGAAGGCAAACGCAGCAGCAAGGCCGTCGTCGGTGTTCTTCCTGAAGGTCTTGGTCCGTGCGGCATCGCGTTCAGCGTCGGTCATGCAGGTCACCGGGGCGGATCGGCCCACGCCCCGGGGGTCAAAACCCACCACGTCAAAGTTGGCCCGCAGTTTCTCCGTGATCAGGCTCTTGCCGGCATCTTTGACGAAATCGACGCCGGAGCCGCCGGGGCCACCCGGATTGACCAGGACTGAGCCTTGTTTGTTGTTGGTGCTGGGGAGCTTGATCACGGAAAGGTCAATGTCCCCGCCCGCGGGATTTCCGTAATCCAAGGGAACTTTGACCTTGCCGCACAGGAATCCGTCCTGGCAGGAGGACCACTCCACGGATTGTGAGTAGTACTTTTCCAGGCCCTCGGGAGCCGATGCTGCAATGGCCGGGTCAACGGTGCTGGTGGACGGCTTTGCCGTGGGTGGCGGCATGAAAGGAAGGGTGCAGGCGCTCAGGACCAGCATGGAAACAAGGGCGACGCACAGCGCTGCAAACCGGCGGGGTGCGGACTTCATGGTTTCTCCTGGTGCTGGATGAGGCTCGTGGCCATGGACTCGACCGCCAACAGTGGTGCCACGTTGGTGGTGGTGATGCGGACACGTGCTTTGTTGATGGCGTCCATCCGGGCCAACGTGCTTTCGGGGGTTGAACGGCCTGCATAATCTTCCAGCTCGCTCGTCAGCTCAACGTTGACCAGTTCCACAGCGTTCCCCAGCTGGATGATGAGGACGTCGCGGTAGAAGGACAGAAGATCAGTCAGGGTACGGTCCAGGGAATCCGTGATGGACCTCTTGGCCCGCCGCTTTTGGTCATCTTCCAGCTGCTTCACCTGGCTGCGCATGGACGGCGGCAGGGTGCCCGACTCGGGGGCGCCCAGGCTTGCCAGCAAGGCGATTTTCTCCGCCGCATCGCGTTCGTCATTGGAGCTGTTGGCTTCGTCCGTGGCAATTTTCACCAGCTTCTCAGCCATCATCACGGCAGCCGTGACCCCCCGGAGGCCCAGGGGAATGCGGACGGTTTCGAGCCGGCGCTCCCTGGCATCCGGGTCGCGGGCCAGCCGGCGGGCAATGCCGATGTGGCTTTGGGCCGCGCGGGCGGCCCGGTCCGCGAGTTGGCGATCGACGCCGTCGCGCCTCACCAGAAGATCCGCGACGTCCGACGCCGGCGGCAACCGCAGGCTCACAGCCCGGCAGCGGGACCTGATGGTCACCAGGACATCGGCGGGGGAGGGGGCGCACAGCATCCAGATGGTTCGCGGCGTGGGTTCCTCGATGGCTTTCAACAGAACGTTGGTGGTTCGCTCGGCCATGCGGTCCGCGTCCTCCACCACGATGATCCGCCAGCGGCCTGTGGCGGGACGGTCTCCTGCTTTGGACACCAACTCCCGGGCTTCATCGATGGTGATGGTGACCTTCTCCGTCCGGACAAAGGTCACGTCGGAGTGCGTTTCGCCCAGAATCGTGTGGCACGCGGCGCATTGGCCACAACCCCGCCGGGTGACGTCGTCCTGCTCACAGTTCAAAGCGGCTGCGAAGGCTTTTGCGGCGTTGGAGCGCCCGGAACCGGGAGGGCCTGTAAAGAGCCACGCATGGGTCAGACCCGACTCGCCTTGTGCGGCTTGTTTGAGTTGCGCGACCACCGGCGCCTGTCCTTGGAGGTCGTCCCAGACGCTCACGGAGCGTCGCCCGCGGGGGTCTTGAGTGCCAGCAGGTATTCAACCCGGGACAGGATTTCCTGGGCGAGTGCATCAATTCCAGCCTCGGCCTGCAGCACCAGGTAGCTGGATGGAGTGGCGGCGGCCCGGTCCAGGAAAGCCTGGCGAATAGCGGAGTGGAAGGTGTCGGGCTCGGACTCCAGCCGGTCTTCTGCGGCACCGTCCGCAGTCCGGCGCTGCCTGCCGGCAACAGCGTCAACGTCCAGCAGAACGGTCAGATGCGGATGCAGGCCCTCGGTGGCCCATTCATTCAGGGACAGGACATCGTTGGTCCCCAAGCCCCGGCCGGCACCCTGGTACGCCACGGACGAATCGACGTAGCGGTCCGTGATGACCACTGTGCCTTGGGCGAGAGCCGGCCGAATGACCTGGCTGGCATGGGCGGCCCGGGCTGCGGCAAACATCAAGGCTTCAGTGCGGGCGTCAATGGTCCCGTGCCCGTGATCCAGCACCAGGGAGCGCAGTTTCTCCCCGATGGGGGTCCCGCCAGGTTCGCGCGTGCGCAACACGGACAATCCGCGGGCCTGGAGCGCATCAGAGAGCCTTGCCGCCTGCGTTGACTTGCCCGCGCCGTCGCCGCCTTCGAAGGCGATGAAAAGACCTTGGCTCTGAATACTCACGCGTCTAGCCTACCGATCTTCGCTGACATCAAGGCGCGTCATCCCTTTCATCCACAGGCATGTCCGCTACTAGGCTGGCACCATGAGCCTCTCCGACCAGCACGCTGCCGAATTATCCCCGGAAACCGTTGTGGTTGCTGCGGGGAGGCCGGAGCGTGCGCATGATGAGCCGGTCAATCCGCCCATTGTCCTGTCCTCCACATACTTTGGCACAGGGTCACTGAGCGACGGCGACCGAGGCTACGGACGCTACGCCAACCCCACCTGGGACCCCTTCGAGGACGCACTCGCCACACTGGAAGGTGCCACCCTGCCGGGCCTCCTCTACGCGTCCGGACTTGCCGCAGTCAGCTCGGCACTCTCACTGGTTCCGGCCAACGGAGTGGTGGTGATGCCGTCCCACAGCTACGCGGGGTCCCTCATGATGGCCACGGAACTTGCAGAGAAAGGCTTTCTGGAACTGCGCACGGTGGACATCAGCGACACAGACGCCGTCAAAGCCCTCATCAGCCCCGGGAATGGCAGGAACGCGGATCTGTTGTGGCTGGAAAGTCCCACCAACCCCATGCTGGGCATCGCGGACATCCGGGCGCTTACGGAGGCCGCCCACGCCGTGGGCGCCATCGTGGTGACGGACAATACCTTCTCCACGCCCTTGGTGCAGCAACCGCTCAAACTGGGTTCCGACGTCGTCCTCCACTCGGTGACCAAATACCTGGCGGGCCACTCGGACGTGGTCCTCGGCGCCCTGGTGACGTCCAACCCGGAGCTTCGCGCCAAACTCCTGCATCACAGGATCATCCATGGCGGCATTGCCGGACCGTTTGAGGCGTGGCTGGCCCTCCGTGGACTCCGGACGCTGGCGTTGCGGATCGAGCGCTCGCAGGCTTCGGCGGCCGTTTTGGCCGACCGTCTCCGCAGCCATCCCAGAGTGGAAGCCATCCGCTACCCGGGCTTGGAGACGGACCCGGGACATCAGCGCGCCAGGGAGCAAATGCAGGGATTCGGCTCCATCCTTTGCCTCCAGATCGCCGGCGACCACCACCGAACCGGCGCCGAAGCTGCTGACGACGTGGTCCGCGCATTGCGCCTTTGGCTTCCGGCAACATCCTTGGGCGGTGTTGAATCCCTGATTGAACGCCGACGCCGGCACACGGCCGAGCCGCACAGCGTTCCGGAGAATCTGGTCAGGTTGAGCGTTGGAATTGAGAACGTGGAAGATCTTTGGTCCGACCTTCAGCAGGCGTTGACGGCTCTGGACAGTTAGGCTGGGGGACGTGGACGGAAAAATCTTGATCGGTTATGTCACCAGCGGGGTCTATATCATCCTTGGCCTGATTGCCCTGGCCCTGGAACTGTGGGCCTTTGCCGACTGCCTGCGCCATAAGCCCACCCTGTTTGTGGCGGCATCAAAGCGGACCAAGACATTTTGGCTGGCCCTGACCGGCGGTGCTCTCCTGATCGGTGGCCTGACGGTCCTCACCGGCGGCAGCAGCCTCGGCCTGTTCGGCATCGCTGCGGTCACCGCAGCCGGCGTCTACCTGGCAGACGTCCGTCCGGCCCTGCGCGAAGCGGGCAGTGGCGGAAACCGCAATGTCGGCCCGTACGGCCCCTGGTAACCCAGCAGCCATCACCGCCCCGGCAAAACAGCACCCTGGAAACAGCACCCTAAAGGGGCGCAACAGCGTCCCACGCCACCGTCAGCTCACCCAGGCGCCAGCGCGCCGGTCCGTCCTGAAGCGGCCACCCGGCGTCGCGGAGTGAACGGCACATACCCGCCCAGCGTTGCCGGTTTCCGAACGACGCCAGCGGTGCCGCCTCCAACCAGGCTTTGTCCATGGCCCGGAGGAACGCGTGGATCGGCTCGCCCGGCACATTCCTGTGGATCAGTGCTTTGGGCAGGCGTTCGGCTACTTCGGAGGGCAACTCGAAACTGCCGAACCTTACGGAGAAGCTAAGGCTCAGAGGGCGGTCCGGGTCCAAGGCAACCCAGGTGACCCGCCGGCCAATCTCGTCGCAGGTTCCGTCAATGAACAAGCCTCCGGGAGCCAGCCGTGATTGCACCAAGCTCCAGATGCCGCCAACGTCCGCTTCCTCATATTGGCGCAGCACGTTGAAGGCGCGGACCAGCACGGGGTTGCCTGGCACCGGAAGTTCGAATCCGCCCACGTGGAAACTCAACCCCGGCCGTTCCAAGGCTTTGGCGGTGCAGACCCGCTCGGGTTCGATTTCGATTCCACATACGCGCACGTCCGGCCGCACGGCCTGCAACCGTTCGAAAAGCTCGACGGCGGTGGTTGGCGAGGCGCCGTAGCCAAGATCCACCACCAGGGGCTCGACGGCGGTGCGCAGCCGCCACGCCTGCGGACCCGCCAGCCAACGATCCAGGCGGCGCATGCGGTTCGGGTTGGTGGTTCCCCGGGTGATGTTGCCAATGGGTTTCCCGCCTCGGCTCCGGGGGGAGCCCACCCGCTCTGCTTTTTGCACCACGGCCCCCACTTTATCGTCTGGGCGGCATCGCCTTTATCGCCAAGACGGCATCGCGCCCTTTGCCGCCTTCCGCGCCCCGGACACTCGATGCGCTGGGCGGGAACGGGCGCGGAGGTGGCGACGAATCGATGCGCCGGGCGGGAACGGGCGCGGATTACGCCCAGCACGGAGTGCACCCAGCACGGACCGGGCCCGGGCTCACTCAACGGACGTAACGCACGGCTGGGCACCGAACCGCTCGGCTAGGATGAAAACCATGACTTACAAGCTGATTTTGCTGCGCCACGGCCACAGCGACTGGAACGCCAAGAACCTGTTCACCGGTTGGGTGGACGTTGACCTCAACGATCAAGGCCGCAAGGAAGCAGTACGCGGCGGTGAGCTCCTGGTGGAGAACAACATCCTCCCCGATGTCCTCTACACCTCGCTCCTGAAGCGTGCCATCAACACCGCCAACATGGCACTGGACAAAGCCAACCGCGGCTGGATCCCGGTCAAGCGGGACTGGCGCCTCAACGAGCGCCACTACGGTGCGCTCCAGGGCAAGGACAAGGCCCAGACCCTCGCCGAGTTCGGCGAAGAGCAGTTCATGGAATGGCGCCGCAGCTACGACACCCCGCCGCCGCCCCTGTCCGATGACAGCGAATTCTCCCAGGCGCACGATCCCCGTTACGCAGACCTGGGCGATGCCCTGCCGCGCACCGAGTGCCTCAAGGACGTCCTGGTCCGCCTCCTTCCCTACTGGGAATCGGACATCAAGGAGGACCTCAAGGCCGGCAAGACAGTCCTGGTCACGGCCCACGGCAACTCTCTCCGCGCCCTGGTCAAGCACCTGGACGGCATCAGCGATGACGCCATCGCCGGCCTGAACATCCCCACGGGCATCCCGCTGGTGTACGAACTGGATGAGGACTTCAAGCCGGTCAACGCCGGTGGCACCTACCTTGACCCCGAGGCAGCAGCCCAGGCCATCCTCGCGGTGGCCAACCAGGGTAAGAAATAGGCAAACGACGACGGCCGGTCACCTGAGGTGACCGGCCGTCGTCGTCGTTAATGCTGCAGTAGTTGTGAACGCGGTGTGGCTAGAAGCCTTCCGGCTGCCACTCGCCGGTCACCAGGTAGGTGACCTTGCGGGCAACCGAGACGCCGTGGTCCGCGAAGCGCTCGAAGTAGCGGCTGGCCAGGGCCACATCCACGGTGGTGGACGCGGATTCGTTCCAGTCCGGGGAAGCGATGGCCTTGAAGACGCTGAGGTGGAGATCGTCCACGGCGATGTTGATCTTCAGGATGTCCCGGGCAACTTCAAGATCGCGGGTCTCCAAAAGTTCAATGACCTTGGAGGTGATCTCAATATCGTGCTCGGCCATGGCCTTGAAGGTATGGGTCAGCGCGGAGGGAATCACCAGCGCCGGGTAGCGCAGGCGGGCCAGCTGGGCCACGTGGCGTGCCAGGTCCCCCATGCGCTCCAGCGAGGCGCTCATGCGCAAAGAACCAACGATCATGCGGAGATCGCTGGCCACCGGGCCCTGCAACGCAAGGATGTCGATGGCGCGCTCGTCCAGGCTGTTCTGCAGGAAGTCGATCCGGGCATCTGCTGCAATGACGTCCTGGGCCAGATCCACATCCGCGCCTTCGAAGGATGTTGTGGCCTTCGTAATCGCTTCGTGAACCAGTTTGGACATCTCGATGAGGTCGTCACCTACCTGGGTAAGTTCCGCCTGAAAAACCTTGCGCACTAAGGCGTCCTTTCCTTGGAGATCCCGGTTCCCGGTTATGGGGGTGGATCTCAAAAACATTGGCAATCCAACCAGTAACTGTGTCAGGCCCCAATGAACTGTTCGGCTCCTTTAGGTGAACGTTAGTTGAACCGTCCGGGTTTGGCCGCGGATCACAGCCTGGCCGTGTTTCCACAGCATAAGCTGGACACGTGGATCCATTGCTCATAGGTGTCGTAGCCGGCCTGGTAGGCCTGTCGCTTGGCGTCTTTGGCATGCTCGCTTTCAAAATCAGCGAACGTCAACGCGGCATCGTTGATCTTGATGTCGCTGAACCGTTGCTGCCGGACGGCGCAGCGGAAGTCCTGGCCGTCGTCGGGCGTGCTTTTGTTGTGGTGGATGCGATCAATGGTGTGGTGAGGGCCAGCCCCGCCGCCTATGCGTACGGCCTGGTCCGCGGCCACACCGTGGTCCACAAGCAGCTCCTGGACATGACCACCAAGGTCCGCCGTGACGGCGTCATCCTGGAGGAGCAATACGAGCTCCCGCGGGGTCCCCTGGGCAAGGGCACCATTGTGGTGCAGGTGCGGGCAGCCATGCTTGGCTCGGAATATATCGTGCTGCTGGCCGATGACCGCACGGAAATCACGCGTACTGAAGAGATCCGCAACGACTTTGTGGCCAACGTGTCCCACGAGTTGAAGACGCCGGTTGGCGCTATCTCACTCCTGGCCGAGGCCCTGGAAGCCTCGCCGGATGATGAGGAAGCTGTCCGGCGCTTCGCCAAGCGGATGCACAAGGAATCGGGGCGGTTGGCGGCCTTGGTCCAGGACATTATTGAGTTGTCCCGCCTGCAGGGCGCAAACGTGGCCCAGCAAGGCCACGCGGTGGACATCAACACCGTGATCACCGAGGCCGTGGACCGCTCGCAGCTTCCGGCCGAAAGCAAGAATATCCAGATGGTGGTAGGCGGTCATTCCGAGTCGTTGGTCTTTGGTGACCGCGACCTCCTGGTCACAGCACTGCGCAACCTGATCGACAACGCCATCCGCTACTCGCCGGAGAACAGCAGGGTGGGCGTGGGCGTCAGGACCAGGGAAGGCGTTGTTGCCATCTCCGTGACGGACCAGGGCGAAGGACTCACTCCGGAGGACCAGGAACGCGTCTTTGAGCGTTTCTTCCGGGTTGATGCTGCCCGCTCCCGGCACACCGGCGGCACCGGCCTGGGCCTCAGCATTGTTAAGCACGTTGTGTCCAACCATGGTGGCGAGGTGACCGTCTGGTCCCAGCCCGGCCAGGGATCCACGTTCACTATCCACCTGCCGGAACTGGAAGGCCAGGAAGAGGACGACGCCGTCCTGCCCGCCGCCGGGATCGGTTCAACACAGTCTTTTGAGAGTAAACAAGGGGGCGCCGCCGGCGCCCAAGAGCAAGGAGCCAGCGCTTGACCCGGATTTTGATTGTGGAGGACGAAGAGTCCTTCAGCGACCCCCTGTCCTATCTCCTGGGCAAGGAGGGCTTTGATGTTGAGGTTGTGGACAACGGCAGCGACGCTTTGGTGGAGTTCGACAGGAACGGCGCGGACCTGGTCCTGCTGGACCTTCAGCTGCCCGGAACGCCCGGCACCGAGGTGTGCCGCCAGCTGCGCCAGCGCTCCAGTGTTCCCGTCATCATGCTGACGGCCAAGGACTCTGAGATCGACAAGGTGGTGGGCTTGGAACTGGGCGCCGATGACTATGTCACCAAGCCGTACTCTTCCCGCGAGTTGGTGGCCCGGGTCAGGGCTGTCCTCCGCCGGCAGGGCGAGCCGGAAGAACTCATCACCTCCACCGTCCAGGCCGGACCGGTACGGATGGACATTGAGCGGCACGTGGTGAGCGTCAACGGGGAGCAGGTGTCCTTGCCGCTTAAGGAATTCGAGCTCCTGGAGATGTTGCTCCGGAACTCGGGCAGGGTCCTGACCCGCGGCCAGCTCATCGACCGTGTGTGGGGTTCGGACTACGTGGGCGACACCAAAACACTGGATGTCCACGTGAAGCGTCTCCGCAGCAAGATCGAGCCCGATCCGTCCCTGCCGCGCTACCTGGTGACGGTGCGGGGTTTGGGTTATAAGTTCGAGCCGTAACCCGCGGACCCAGTGCCCTTAAGGCAAACGCCTTAAGGCAAACACTCAAGACATTAAGGGAGGGTCCCGGCCGCTGAACCCAGCGGCCGGGACCCTCCCTTAATGTCTTGCGGGCCGGAATCACCGGCGCCTGATGCTACTTGGCTGCCCCTGCGGACTCCGACGGCGTGGCGGAGCCGGTGGGCGTTGCCGAACCCGACGGCATTGCGGACTCCGACGGCATGGCCGAGCCCGACGGTGTGGGGGTGGCCGAGCCGGTGGGGATGTACTGCTTGTACTCCGGCAGGGTGCCATCCACCACGGGGACGTTGATCTGGGCGGAGTCGGATCCACTGCGGACGGTCACGGAGGCCAGTCCACCGGGAGCGGCGCCGGCCGAGCTGAGGATCGCAGCGTCGGACTGCCCGTTCAGGTACGTCTCTGATTGCGCCTTGACGGGGATCTCGGTCTGAGCGCCGTTCGCACCGCTGATGGTCAGCGTGGCGTCCGAGGTGGACTGGTTGAAGACCGCACCGATAACGCGGCCGGACTCTTTTTCGCCCGAGGCGACAATGAGCATGTTGCGCAGCTGCAGTTGTCCGAGATCAGCTTTGATCCCGTCAGATGCAGAGTACTGGTGGGTGGTCTGCTGGGCGTTGACGAATCCGCAGCCGGTGACGGACAGAAGACCGACGCCGATTGCAGCCGCCGCAATTGCCAGCTTGCCGCGCTGGACAGGGTTCATCGCAGTATTGCGCACGACACCTACTCCTCAAGAGTCATTGGAACACTTTTCAGCCATAGCCTATCGGCAAACACCTCAAAAGACGGATTCGGCGGGGGTTTGTGGCGCAGCCAACTGCGGACCTTCAGCCTGCTCGCGATGGCCGGGATGCATCTTAAGTGGATTACGTCAAGAGCTTGGACGAACCCCGTTGGGGCTTGCTTCCCAGTATTGGCGCGGGTCAGAGCCCTGTGGGATGGCAGTCGTATGCCTTAAACGTGATAGACTAGTGTGCGGGAAAGGGGAAAGTCCACATGGTTTTTGAGGTCGGCGAGACAGTAGTTTACCCTCACCACGGTGCAGCAAAAATTGAAGAAATCAAGATGCGCACCATCAAGGGCGAAGAGAAAATGTATCTCAAGCTCAAGGTGGCCCAGGGTGATCTGACCATTGAAGTTCCAGCAGAGAATGTTGATCTTGTTGGTGTTCGGGACGTAGTGGGCAAGGAAGGCTTGGAGCACGTTTTTGACGTTCTCCGTGCCGAGTTCACCGAAGAACCCACCAACTGGTCACGTCGTTACAAGGCGAACCTGGAGAAGCTTGCTTCAGGTGATGTCATCAAGGTGGCAGAGGTCGTTCGCGATCTTTGGCGTCGTGATCACGATCGCGGCCTTTCCGCAGGTGAGAAGCGGATGCTGGCCAAGGCACGGCAGATTCTGATTTCAGAACTGGCTTTGGCCGAAAAGACGGATGAAGAGAAGGCTGCAAGCGTTCTTGACGAGGTCTTGGCTTCCTAAGAATTGAGCCCGGTGGTGCGAAGGCGCCGCCGGGTTTCTTTTTGCCTAAATGCGCCCGGGAAGTACCCTTGAGGCCATGACTCACCCTTCCAATCGCGCCGTCACGGCCGTGATCGTGGTGGCCGCCGGTTCAGGTGAACGCCTGGGCTACGGTATGCCGAAAGCCCAGGTTCCCTTGGGCGGAGAAACCATCCTCATGCACGCCCTGCGCGGCGTGGTGGCGTCCGATGTCGCACGCCAGATCTGCGTTGCAGTTCCCCAGGGGGACACGATCCTGCGCGAACAGATAGCCGGGTTCACGGTTGACCTGGTGGACGGCGGACCGGAAATCACGGTGGTCGACGGCGGTTCCTCCCGCGCGGATTCGGTCCGTGCCGCACTGGCAGCCTTGGAAGACGGCACGCAATTCGTCCTGGTGCACGATGCTGCCAGGGCACTGGCCCCTGAACGCGTGTTCCAGCGGGTGTCCGACGCCCTGGCCGCCGGTGCCAAGGCCGTCATTCCCGTGATGCCTGTAGTGGACACCATCAAGACCGTTGCAGCAACGGATGCCGGTGACGATTCCATCGCGCCGGAAGTCGTGACCGGAACCGCGCCGCGTGAGCAACTCCGGGCCGTCCAGACGCCGCAGGGCTTTGAACTGGACACCCTCCGCCGGGCCCACCAGGCCGCCGGTACCTTCGATCACAAGCAGTCAGCCGCCGTCACGGACGACGCCATGCTGGTTGAACTGCTGGGTTCTCCGGTCCATGCGGTCCGTGGCGCCAGCCAATCGCTGAAAATCACCACACCCCTGGACCTGATCATCGCAGAAGGCCTCCTCGAAGGGCCCCTTGGCATGCGCTGGGTGGAAGGATGACCATGCCGGAGAACATGATGCTGCCCAGGACCGGTGTGGGCATTGACGTCCATGCTTTCGCCCCCGCAGATGATCCCCAGCCGCTGTGGCTTGGGGGGCTCCACTGGGAAGGCGAGCAGGGCCTGTCCGGTCATTCCGACGGCGATTGCGTTGCCCATGCGGCAGCCGATGCCCTGTT includes:
- a CDS encoding Lrp/AsnC family transcriptional regulator, whose amino-acid sequence is MNYQETSGQPADAAKAAGTDHDMDHVDAVDQVLITHLQKDGRMPYSDLAAAAGLSPGGARLRVKRLKERGILDVVGVTDPLKLGYRSMAMLGIRVHGDVARVAEELGGLSEVIYLVLTAGSVDIMVEVIAPDNDGLFDVINRKIRPVAGISSVETFTYYKIHTHRFNWGVH
- a CDS encoding alpha/beta hydrolase; translated protein: MKSAPRRFAALCVALVSMLVLSACTLPFMPPPTAKPSTSTVDPAIAASAPEGLEKYYSQSVEWSSCQDGFLCGKVKVPLDYGNPAGGDIDLSVIKLPSTNNKQGSVLVNPGGPGGSGVDFVKDAGKSLITEKLRANFDVVGFDPRGVGRSAPVTCMTDAERDAARTKTFRKNTDDGLAAAFAFNKTLADQCAQQTGPVLGHIDTVSAAKDLDVLRAVMNDAKLNYLGFSYGTFLGSTYASLFPDNVGRLVLDGAVDPSISNEELTAGQAKAFERAIRTYVANCQQQNSCPLSGSVDNGVQEIRDLINAVDQNPQTAKDGRTVTSNDFVNGLILPLYNDQSWPALTQALEAAFSGDASPMMRLADLGADREANGKYSSNSALAFQAINCLDYPMVWDAAGMRAEEQQLMQDSPTFGSFFAYGGVNCRDWPYKNTRTPAPVEYKGTAPIVVVGTTGDPATPLEWSQSLRKQLGNASLVTWEGEGHTAYGRSNTCVSNAVDDYFVDGKLPQDGIKC
- a CDS encoding DNA polymerase III subunit delta', whose translation is MSVWDDLQGQAPVVAQLKQAAQGESGLTHAWLFTGPPGSGRSNAAKAFAAALNCEQDDVTRRGCGQCAACHTILGETHSDVTFVRTEKVTITIDEARELVSKAGDRPATGRWRIIVVEDADRMAERTTNVLLKAIEEPTPRTIWMLCAPSPADVLVTIRSRCRAVSLRLPPASDVADLLVRRDGVDRQLADRAARAAQSHIGIARRLARDPDARERRLETVRIPLGLRGVTAAVMMAEKLVKIATDEANSSNDERDAAEKIALLASLGAPESGTLPPSMRSQVKQLEDDQKRRAKRSITDSLDRTLTDLLSFYRDVLIIQLGNAVELVNVELTSELEDYAGRSTPESTLARMDAINKARVRITTTNVAPLLAVESMATSLIQHQEKP
- the tmk gene encoding dTMP kinase — its product is MSIQSQGLFIAFEGGDGAGKSTQAARLSDALQARGLSVLRTREPGGTPIGEKLRSLVLDHGHGTIDARTEALMFAAARAAHASQVIRPALAQGTVVITDRYVDSSVAYQGAGRGLGTNDVLSLNEWATEGLHPHLTVLLDVDAVAGRQRRTADGAAEDRLESEPDTFHSAIRQAFLDRAAATPSSYLVLQAEAGIDALAQEILSRVEYLLALKTPAGDAP
- a CDS encoding trans-sulfuration enzyme family protein translates to MSLSDQHAAELSPETVVVAAGRPERAHDEPVNPPIVLSSTYFGTGSLSDGDRGYGRYANPTWDPFEDALATLEGATLPGLLYASGLAAVSSALSLVPANGVVVMPSHSYAGSLMMATELAEKGFLELRTVDISDTDAVKALISPGNGRNADLLWLESPTNPMLGIADIRALTEAAHAVGAIVVTDNTFSTPLVQQPLKLGSDVVLHSVTKYLAGHSDVVLGALVTSNPELRAKLLHHRIIHGGIAGPFEAWLALRGLRTLALRIERSQASAAVLADRLRSHPRVEAIRYPGLETDPGHQRAREQMQGFGSILCLQIAGDHHRTGAEAADDVVRALRLWLPATSLGGVESLIERRRRHTAEPHSVPENLVRLSVGIENVEDLWSDLQQALTALDS
- a CDS encoding DUF2516 family protein, with the translated sequence MDGKILIGYVTSGVYIILGLIALALELWAFADCLRHKPTLFVAASKRTKTFWLALTGGALLIGGLTVLTGGSSLGLFGIAAVTAAGVYLADVRPALREAGSGGNRNVGPYGPW
- a CDS encoding class I SAM-dependent methyltransferase, with the protein product MVQKAERVGSPRSRGGKPIGNITRGTTNPNRMRRLDRWLAGPQAWRLRTAVEPLVVDLGYGASPTTAVELFERLQAVRPDVRVCGIEIEPERVCTAKALERPGLSFHVGGFELPVPGNPVLVRAFNVLRQYEEADVGGIWSLVQSRLAPGGLFIDGTCDEIGRRVTWVALDPDRPLSLSFSVRFGSFELPSEVAERLPKALIHRNVPGEPIHAFLRAMDKAWLEAAPLASFGNRQRWAGMCRSLRDAGWPLQDGPARWRLGELTVAWDAVAPL